Sequence from the Kineosporia succinea genome:
CATCGAGCTGAACGTGTCGCATTGGTCGATGTCTCCGGCCGAGTAGCCGGTGGTGAACCACTTCTTGCGCTGCTCCGCCGAGCCGTGGGTCCAGGAGTCCTGGTCGACCTCGCCCCCGGACCTGCTCTGGATCCGGTCGTCACCCACCGCCTGCGCGGCCTTCTGCGCCTCGGCGATGTTGGCCTGGGTCAGGTCGATGCCGCTCTTGGCCTGGTCGGCCAGCTTGCTCCAGACGCCGGCGTAACAGTCGGCCTGCAGCTCCATCGCGACCGAGTACTCGTTCTCCGCCTCGGGGTTGCTCTGCTGGGCCTGGCGCACCTGCTGCTCGGTACCCAGCAGCGTCTGCAGGTGGTGCCCGTACTCGTGGGCCAGGATGTACGCCTGCGCGAACTCGCCCTCGGCGCCGTACTCCTCCTGGAGCTGGTCGAGGAAGTCCAGGTCGAGGTAGATCTCCTCACCGGCCGGGCAGTAGAACGGGCCCACCGCCGAGGAGGCCTGGCCGCAGCCGGTGCTCACCGCGTCGTCGAAGAACACCAGCGTGGGCGCGTGATAGTCGAGACCGCGCTGCGAGAACTCGTCCTCCCAGGTGGTGTCCGCGATGTCGTAGACCTTGATCAGCCGGCAGTCGGTGTACTGATCGAGCGCCCCGTCGGAGTTGCAGCGGTCGCTGAGCTCCTGCCGCGACTCCTGCTTGCCGGTGCTGCTGGCGCTGCCCGCGCCCAGCTGGGTGAAGCCACCCCCGCCCGGATCACCGCCGAGGAAGGTCATGACCAGGTAGATCACCACGCCGATGACTCCCGCACCACCACCGATCGCCAGGCCACCGGTGCCCAGGCCCATCCCGCGGCGGTCGTCCACGCCGCCCACGTCCACCCGGTCGTCGTCGAACTCGATACCCACCGCGCACCCCTGTCGTCACCGCTGTGAACGGGCTCGTCCCCGGGCCCGCGTAGAATGCTGCCACCACCTTTGGTCCGGTTCGACTGCTGCTGCACACCGGGCGCCCAGTCCGAGACATCTCGCAGGAGCGTTACCCACCCATGATCGTCGCCAACGGTGTAGAGCTGCGTGCCGGCTCCCGTCTGCTCGTCGAGAACGCCACCTTCCGCGTCGGCCCCGGTCAGCGCGTCGGCCTGGTCGGCCGTAACGGTGCCGGCAAGACCACCCTGACCAAGGTCCTGGCCGGGGAGGCGCAGCCCGCCGCCGGCACGGTCTCCCGCAGCGGCAACGTCGGTTACCTGCCGCAGGACCCGCGCACCGCCGACCTGTCGATCCTGGCCCGCGACCGGGTGCTGAGCGCCCGCAACCTCGACGACGTCATCCGCCGCATGCGCGAGACCGAGGGCCAGATGGCCAGCGTGGTCGACGAGACGCGTGACGCCGCGATGGAGCGCTACTCCCGTCTGGAGGCCGAGTTCGTGGCCGGCGGCGGCTACGCGGCCGAGAGCGAGGCGGCCACCATCTGCGCCAGCCTGAGCCTGCCCGACCGGGTGCTGGAGCAGCCGCTGGGCACCCTCTCGGGTGGTCAGCGCCGCCGCGTCGAGCTGGCCCGCATCCTCTTCTCCGGCTCCGACACGCTGCTGCTCGACGAGCCCACCAACCACCTCGACGCCGACTCCATCGCCTGGCTGCGCGACTTCCTGCGGGTCTGGAACGGCGGTCTGATCGTGATCAGTCACGACGTCGAGCTGCTGGAGGAAGTGGTCAACCAGGTCTACCACCTCGACGCCAACCGGGCCGCGATCGACGTCTACAACGTCGGCTGGAAGAAGTACCTCGAGGCCCGCGAGACCGACGAGAAGCGCCGCCGGCGCGAGCGCCAGAACGCCGAGAAGAAGGCCTCGGTGCTGATGCAGCAGGCCGACAAGATGCGCGCCAAGGCCACCAAGGCCACCGCCGCGCAGAACATGGCCAAGCGCGCCGAGAAGCTGCTGTCCGGCCTGGAAGAGACCCGTCAGGCCGACAAGGTGGCCAAGCTGCGCTTCCCGCAGCCGGCCCCCTGCGGCAAGACCCCGCTGATGGCCGAGGGGCTCAGCAAGTCCTACGGCAGCCTGGAGATCTTCACCGACGTCTCGCTGGCCATCGACCGCGGGTCCCGCGTCGTCGTCCTGGGCCTCAACGGCGCCGGCAAGACCACCCTGCTGCGCATGCTCGGCGGCATCGAGAAGCCCGACACCGGCGAGATCCGGCCCGGGCACGGCGTGCGCCTGGGCTACTACGCGCAGGAGCACGAGACCCTCGACACCGAGCGCACCGTCCTCGAGAACATGCGCTCGGCGTCCCCCGACCTCACCGACACCCAGGTGCGCACGGTGCTCGGCTCGTTCCTCTTCGGCGGCGACGACGCCGAGAAGCCCGCCGGGGTGCTCTCCGGCGGTGAGAAGACCCGC
This genomic interval carries:
- the ypfJ gene encoding KPN_02809 family neutral zinc metallopeptidase, whose translation is MEFDDDRVDVGGVDDRRGMGLGTGGLAIGGGAGVIGVVIYLVMTFLGGDPGGGGFTQLGAGSASSTGKQESRQELSDRCNSDGALDQYTDCRLIKVYDIADTTWEDEFSQRGLDYHAPTLVFFDDAVSTGCGQASSAVGPFYCPAGEEIYLDLDFLDQLQEEYGAEGEFAQAYILAHEYGHHLQTLLGTEQQVRQAQQSNPEAENEYSVAMELQADCYAGVWSKLADQAKSGIDLTQANIAEAQKAAQAVGDDRIQSRSGGEVDQDSWTHGSAEQRKKWFTTGYSAGDIDQCDTFSSMGL
- the abc-f gene encoding ribosomal protection-like ABC-F family protein; this translates as MIVANGVELRAGSRLLVENATFRVGPGQRVGLVGRNGAGKTTLTKVLAGEAQPAAGTVSRSGNVGYLPQDPRTADLSILARDRVLSARNLDDVIRRMRETEGQMASVVDETRDAAMERYSRLEAEFVAGGGYAAESEAATICASLSLPDRVLEQPLGTLSGGQRRRVELARILFSGSDTLLLDEPTNHLDADSIAWLRDFLRVWNGGLIVISHDVELLEEVVNQVYHLDANRAAIDVYNVGWKKYLEARETDEKRRRRERQNAEKKASVLMQQADKMRAKATKATAAQNMAKRAEKLLSGLEETRQADKVAKLRFPQPAPCGKTPLMAEGLSKSYGSLEIFTDVSLAIDRGSRVVVLGLNGAGKTTLLRMLGGIEKPDTGEIRPGHGVRLGYYAQEHETLDTERTVLENMRSASPDLTDTQVRTVLGSFLFGGDDAEKPAGVLSGGEKTRLALATLVVSGANVLLLDEPTNNLDPASREEVLDALRRYEGAIILVTHDEGAVEALNPERVVLLPDGEEDLWNKSYLDLVTLA